tcactcattttcatggcgtgggattcaaaaattgaagatATAAaacactttcacacacatccaagaggtccatttcattcacgaggataaaacaccgcgtgaaataagaaataaacatgcttttaggTGTCATAAGCATTTTAAATTTGAGTAAAAACTATTTCTGCACTCCTTTTTTTATGactacagaaattttatttaaatttgtccTCTGTGTAGAGTTCTTTTGTGGCCGATTCATTATGGGTGTGTCCCTTGTACTCACAGGTACCGAGTGAAGGACAAATCAGATCGGGCCACTGTGGAACAGGTGCATATTAGAGTGCTTTTATTTTATAAAAAGACCCCACAAGATCGACAAGCGATGTCAATGTCTTGCAGGTTTTGGACCCTCGAACGCGAATGATTCTCTTCAAGATGTTGACTCGCGGGATCATCTCAGAAATCAACGGCTGCATCAGCACGGGCAAAGAGGTGAGCCCGCTCTTACTCAGCTGTTCGTCGGAGCTCGCTCACGCGCCTTTCTTGCCAGGCCAACGTCTATCACGCCAGCACGGCCGGTGGAGAAAGTCGAGCCATCAAAATCTACAAAACCTCCATCCTGCACTTCAAAGACCGAGACAAATACGTCAGCGGTGAATTCAGGTGCTGTCAAAGTTCGCTTCCAAATATAGCTTCCCCGTGGATTCTGACACCTTTGTGGTCTGGCATCGCAGGTTCCGTCACGGTTACTGCAAAGGGAACCCCAGGAAGATGGTGCGAACTTGGGCTGAGAAGGAGATGAGGAACCTAATCAGGTCAGAACCTTTCCTTAGTCAAGGACACGAATACACAAAAAGATGCGCTGAAACATTCACGACAACATCAGGTTGCAAACCGCCGGCATCCTGAGTCCGGAACCCATCCTGCTGAGGAGCCACGTTCTGCTCATGGGCTTCATCGGCAAAGACGACAGGTGAGCTCTCGAGCTGCCGGGGTTCAAATCCGGTGTTGTTTTTGAATTACATAACCATAACAAGCTAAACACCTATCttagatcagtgtttttcaaccttttttgactcaTGGCACGTTTGTGTCAATGTTCCAAAATGAtaaactgtacagtatattcaattatgaaataatttctcagtatgtatacttactcagtgtgaaacttaagCCTGTGTAGATGACGACACATGACGAGTCCAACCAAATAATGTGCAGTAGACGtgttggggtccacattgtcgcggacagcaaggtcgttgatggatagaaatccgagcagtttttgaaagCGACACGAGCAAacttcgctcatctgcacacgaccgagaactttctacctactccttcctactgcaactccgcccgacgacttaaaaaaaatattgtaatagccccgaatggggatATACAAAGGAGAGGAGTCTgtgatgactttcccactttattgtggcaacaatggaaaataataaacaaaataacagcggcatccGCAACATGCGACCACTAACTTGCTATCACGCCGTTCTCCCGCCCTCATTTCTTGCTTCCTGCTACGTCACCACCCTGCAGTCTGATGGCCCCTTCAAGGGCCcgcacagttacggacattataatatatatatatacttatatatatatatatatatatgtgtataaatgcgacattagataatttctcgcggcacacctgacgatttctcacggcacactagtgtgccacggcacaccggttgaaaaacactgtcttagatGACTAAGACATAAAAGTTGCAAGTTAATGTCAGACGAGATGACATTAAAATGGCAAGttgtttctgtcacatgttcacagtagtgctgcaacgattaatcaattaactcgagtaattcgattaggaaaaaaaaattgaattaaattttgctgcttcgagtattcgtttaattaaagtggcattgtaatgctttggtttgaaagtgtttgcatttatttttattgatttgggtggatacactgccgtctagtggcaacagtgaatatgacataacttatcTCACAtgcctgaatccagctgctccatgctaAGACCAACATAACCTAAGTTTTtggttgagctaatgtttttaatgcattcataatttagtttataggaatttaaccattttttgtgtgtgtttccaTCACTCTTGGGTTTTTTGGATTGTTAAAAGTTTCAGTTTTttcgggtcaccctgtataagggctgccaaaatcaaCACACTTCTGATTTCCCCGTCTGTTTTGGCAGGCCCGCCCCGCTGCTGAAGAACGCCGACGTGTCCGAATCCAAGGCCCGCGAGCTTTACTTGCAGGTGGTCCACAACATGAGGAAGATGTTCCAGGATGCCAAATTGGTTCACGCCGACCTCAGCGAGTTCAACATGCTGTAAGGACGCGCCCGTACGTTCTTGTCCGTCCGTCTACGTATGAACTTTTATTCTCGCGCTCCAGATATCACCACGGTGACGTTTATATCATCGACGTGTCGCAGTCGGTGGAACATGACCACCCGCAAGCCCTCAACTTTCTCAGGAAGGACTGCAGCAATATCAATGGTGAGCGCAACCTAAACCCCGTAATTCCTGTTGGGTCTTAAAAAGGTTTAAAACCCTGAAATTTACTGTCTCAACTtaatcactgccattgacagtgatagatgtccaatctattttaaataggATGACTGGATtgcatgatcatgtttcagtgccattgatggggatagacgtccaatccattttgactgggagggttagcaGCGATCGTTCAAccaatgaatgagttaatagtaaatattgtgttattcatttattttataaatccatgaaaaaaaaaaattgtttttatttaaggggggaaacaagaaaaaaacgtaaatattttcttaattgttttatgtttaaaatgttaattttttaaattaaaaaaccaAAATGAAAACACCGTAAATAGAATCATTTTTAGCCCATTTTAAAATATCCATTTTAGATCAAAACTAAGGATAacttaaataataattttctaatgtttttaattagctgctaatattgtctaaaatattttaatgtttattcatttataatttgttacattttaaaatgcttattttcttgaattaaataataatcataaaagattatattgtatttttgatatttttaaaatgtttacatttttaaacagtacatttttgacgattttttaaaaactgaattTATATTTTAGattataaaggaaaaaaataaaactaaatatattaaagtattCTTAACtttagaaatatatttttaatcattaatttgttttatttaaaaaaaaaaaaacacatacagtaaaaATTCTCATTTCCAGAATATTACAGGAAATTAATAATGGGATTTACATTGGTTCACTAATGGCAAAAATTATTCATCTATAACAAGCCCCTAtcagtccaaatgaattggacgtctattgcagaCAGTGAGTTCATTTATGATATAACTTTAAAGccgtaatgtgaagtaaggttggccaaccatgtttttgaataagatcaatggctaaacagttataggcatattttcattattttttttaacgcaacccttccagattctttgtttaacccgtagcaacgcccttgacaacgaaaatgcttttcttcggcaatcttcggaaatcttcggaaattacgtcacaccgggaagtgcgagagaagtccgccatagaacagtattgtttgttgcattgcttctcggtaagatgccacggcggtgtgtggcgatgttttgttctcactcaaacgaaaagttgtatgagtggccaaaggatagcagggcacgtaaatggacatctttcgttcgcatgaagcgaatgaatttcatgccatcatcgagtagtgttctctgctgcaaacacttcgaagatacctgcttccttaaccggtctgcatatgatcaaggatttgccaaaaagtaagtgtgattttttggatagatgactgatgactttgtcaaagcagagctgccaactgttgtggaatcaacagtataagctagcgacgttagcctaaagttaactcgtggcaatccccgatcatagttgttgttgcgttcgctaggttaagcgtgtttaaattgtgcgtcatctacgatcttgtccgaaagggttaatccactgtcaatcggaaaaagggtgtggatgtgcacataagcgggtcggcgtcgcggtaattcacggtcacgttgcagtaagagacacacaccgccggtgagtttgtgcacatttatttgtattagtattatgtatttccaccttcatgcttcaggcATTGCatcgcatttgtacggttcgccgtttctttcacggtgatcgcttgatagccttctagtttgtgtttcgccgcttcgcgagagccgatgacaggtgacaagtgttgcttttaatgtctgctggcagcgaatcagcgagcgcgcaggtcacgcagtgaatcatgggaaatgtagtctcgggacaacactgaagtggtactatgtaatctgttcgcttgtgtgaaaaaactacatttcctcacgccattagacgccactttgttttcttattgttgccacaataaagtggagaaagctatCGACGACTGTAATATAGTGGatattatttagttgtaatacgggagCTCACTAGTAGAGGGTACGCACgtcatttagatgtgttattgtttgtgccttactccttGACTAAAGAGAAAAGTTGTTGTTCAGTCACTTGGCAAGacgttgagtaaagttgtaaaagccagtaaaggtgtcgtgtgggtcactcggtcaagatataacaacgactcgtctccttctttccccccaacgtttttatattattattttatatgcacgagagctgccggatctgccaaaatgaacatgaagtctgattttttttttttttttaacaatgtcatcaaatagacaaaaacataaaattatgtgcaaatgcctgcatcttcaaatcatgaaaataaaaacagcctatatcttaccaatgttgtaatctcgatgggtcttgtatccattccatgtcaggtagtctaggcacattgtttgcatcctgattagcgtctagctaataacataaaattccaatctcctcttcttcctccaactcttcaaaaacttggatctcctcccttgcgctcgatctatcgcttatatcgctgtttgaatcattgtttgaagggctttgtatggcggccgtatgtatggaggtgccatcgcgttcccggtgtgacgtatcacttccgggttcgtcccctttcgggctcgaacttcggaaacgcgattattttgtcaaatatacaacatataaattattttttcatgctttatttgttggacaatgtttaattactttacttgtgaccctatttggcatgtgaagaaattacttcacattactgctttaaagccTTTAGAATAGCAGGAAATTAAAGTGTCCTTAGTCTGAGTGTTCCAAGtgtgaactcattcactgccattgacggcgcgagatgtccaatccaatttgaccggGAGTGTTGCCAGTGATTAGCCGATCGCTGCAAGCCGTCAATGGctagagccgtcaatggcagccaataagttcaaAAGGCATTGAATTTCATGTGTTTGTTCTTAAATTTCACTTCATAAAACTCCAGAGTTTTTCGTCAAACGTGGTGTAGCGGCGATGACCGTCCGAGAGCTTTTCGACTTCATCACAGACCCGTCCATCACCTGTAACAACATGGATCAGTACCTAGAGAAGGTAGAGTATGCCAGCGAGTGACTTTTAACTTAAGGTCGACTTCACCGCCTTCGCCTGTCCAGATGATGGCCATTGCGGCCGAGCGGACGTCGGCACAGCGCTCGGATCGGGACCGAGTGGACGAGGAGGTAGGTAGTAATGTGCTACATTTACtctattacatttacttgagtaactttatgagaaaagtgtacttttaagagtagttttactaagccatactttttacttgagtagatttatgaAGAAGAAACGCAACTCTTACTCTGatgctttgggctacacaagttgttacatttttcttctttataatacatattagatttaactttttttgccagggatgccaacagtggctctaccagtttcaccaatgagacatcgcaaatATAATCACAGGACTTCATAATAGTAAATATATTTTCTCTACTAGAGGGCATTCATGCTCTTTTGAACgaatgatgtttcatttctgtagattgttTTCCTTCGCTGTAATTcaatcattatttaaaaaaaaaaatctttggcttaatgtggttgtgtaatgggttatagtacagtataataataacagttcatatagataactttgtgctgagaaaaaataccattgtttacaacaacaacaaaatcaaacatagtaagcagttactcacaacgtTACTCATGAGTATTTTTTCACCAAACTTTAGTAATATTATACTgaggtaacgctactcttacttgagtaaaatttttggcaactttactcacctctgactgaTGACGGCGACGATCTGATGCTCGACGTCCCTTCAGGTGTTCAAGAAGGCGTACATCCCGAGAACGCTCACCGAGGTCAGCCACTATGAGCGCGACTATCAAGTGATCACCGCCAGCGAGGAAGACGCGGCAATCAGCGGATGCGAGCATGGCGTGAGTACGGCGGGGAGTCGCCGTCTTGTGTTCTGGCACTGAAATGGGGGTCTTCTTTGCTTCAGGTTCTGTATCAGACGCTGACCGGGCTGAAGAAAGATCTTTCTGGAGTTCAAATGGTATGATAACACTGCAGTGATCGTGTTTTGGtgccactgacagtgatagatgGCCAAGCACTTCATATATAAATCACAATATATAGAAATTGGGAAATATTTACaatctttgttgttgttgatttgtttaaatgattaaaacagtttttccttttttttttttaattaaaaaaaattgaatttaagttagttttgtccttttttgttttataagtattcaaaacaaacatttaaaaaatgaatacaaaagaATATATTTTGTCctttttaatttaaagaaatatattaaaaatatgtatttaaaaaaaaaaacaagacactATTTACTAATAACTcctttactgccattgacaaccatagacgtccaataaaaattgaaagatttttttagaaatgactttttttttatttaaaatgtatctttttttgaaaatatgttttaaaaatCAGTCATCTCTTTactgttttttcctttttaatactgaaatgtgtttaaataaattaataaacattttaaatgtattattaaatagtttttttccttttttaaataagtttttaaaataaaacaataaaaaaattgtaaaagaatacttttttcctttttgattacttatcaatttaaaattaatataaaaataataaactatTAACCcatttcctgccattgacaaccacaGATGtccaataaaacattaaaaaaagattcACTTATCCCTCTTTTTTTATAGATGagtctttttttaatgttttctttaaaTGAGTCAAAAGATCATTTCactgttttttctccacttttgtttgttaatgatgattttttaaaaaatattcaacatttaaaaaggaactaaagtttttttttttaattttaaaataaaacatataaTCAATTTTATAATGAATAAGatatactttttttcctttttgatgtatttttaattaaaaaataaaaaagacactATTTACTTTTAACtaattttctgccattgaaaaccatagatgtccaataaaaaaaataaaaaatgatttaaaagacaaaaaaaattcccagttttttttaagtgtatatatttttttaaatgaaatcttttttttaatgagtcaAAAGAttattttactgtttttttccccttttttttaaatcatgatttttttttttaatttaccacATTTGAAAATGAGTAAGAGTATAaagtttttcccttttttaattgatttaaaaaaaaattgaaaattaaaacaaaaaggaaatacgacaatatttactattaattcaaaaattatatatattttttaaatgaaattatttactgtttaactaaaaatacaagtaaaaaaaaaaaaaacccacaataTTTACTATTAACTCATCGATggtaatagatgtccaatccattaggACTCggatctgtcaatggcagcaaataagTTAATTTATGAAAAACGTTAAAGCCTTTAAAACAGGAGGACGGTTGTTGATCTGTTTCCTTTGTTTTAAAGTTACAAGTGTTAATATGTCAACATTACTGTATGGTTCATGTATTAACTGACTCGCAGAACAATTTAATGTTCCATTGGCCCAATTAAAGATTCTGTGAGAGTGCAGAAGTTGCCTTGCCAGATACAATGTAGCTAATAGCGCTACGACTATTTCACGTGCAGGTTCCGGCTCTGCTCGAGGACGACGGCTCTTTGTCCTCATCTTCGGAAGAGGAGGATGAGGAGGAGGAAGGAGAAGAGGCTGGTCTGCCGCCACCCGGCGACTGCCACGACTCTTTGGACAAAAAGGTGTCTCGTCGGCATCAGTGACACTTGTCATGTTTACTGgtctttctcaaaaaattagcatattgtgataaagttcattattttctgtaatgtactgataaacattagactttcatttattttagattcattacacacaactgaagtagttcaagccttttattgttttaatattgatgattatggcaaaaaagtcaagaaaaaccaaaaatccctatctcaaaaaattagcatatcatgaaaaggtactctaaagaagctactaacctaatcatctgaatcaatgaattaactcaaaacccctgccaaagattcctgaggctttttttttttttttttttttttttttaaacctgttcagctgtttgacacggagaatggaagtctgagtgcccggatagtctgaacagttttaatgtttcacattgagagtctgacatactccctttgtgatcattcaacatacctcattcattatgacaaaacagggaacaggaaggggttatgggggaacagaagaaaaaaaacacaagagaagaaagagaagaaacacaacaacaagaaatacattgaacgcctaactacactaactactaatatgttggtgctatcgtcagctaaatgtatttcgggttgacaccatgtggggggcctgttgaccagggaaagagggggaagaaggtgggggagtctataagctaagtgatagaaaggggtagagtgtacacaaatcatctctgtgatttagaacccagtaatcgtgtgaatccctagtgagtgtaagcctgttggcgaccgaccctacgccgccccgccaccgatcccggcaccgggacccccccgcccgagcgcgcccaataacATTAAGCCGTACGCGGGCCCCGCCGGGCacgcaacagccacgcagacgagcggagatgcCACGCGTGCGCCGACACAggaccacggcccccacccagccagccccgtAGGCCCTGGGGGGTGGGCAGGGCagggcagcccatccctcctcccgcagcccagcaaaggagccctcgCCCCCCCCCAGAATCCagagtggtcccccgggccacccgcgtgcCCATCTACCAGCCCTcgaggatggcaagaggggatgcaccaccaaccccacgccctcCCCAACCCTGTCCGCCGACCCAGGCCACGAACCGCCGCCGACACGGCATGCCACGGGgctcccagcggcccaccaagcccagggcagggctgaggcttttaaaaactcccagcctggttccttACTTAAAACCGCCATCataggcaagactgccgacctgactgctgtccagaaggccatcattgacaccctcaagcaggaGGCTGAGACAtagaaatttctgagcaaataggctgttcccagaatgctgtatcaaggcacctcagtgggaagtctgtgggaaggaaaaagtgtggcaggaaacgcggcacaaccagaagaggtgaccgcaccctgagaaagactgtggagaagggccgtttccagaccttgggggacctgcagacacCTGGAAATGGGGTaagggtgccgcattccccaggtagaGCCACTTttaaacctgaaacagcggcagaagcgcctgacctgggctacagagaagcagcactggactgttgctcagtggtccaaagtacttttttcagatgaaagcaaattttgcacgtcatttggaaatcaaggtgccagagtatgGAGGAAgagtggggagaaggaaatgccaaaatgcctgaaatccggtgtcaagtacccacagtcagtgatggtctggggtgccatgtcagctgctggtgttggtctactgtgttttatcaagggtagGGTCAATGCAACTAGctttcaggagattttggagcacttcatgcttccatctgctgaaaaactttatggagatgaagatttcatttttcagcacgacctggcacctgctaacagtgccaaaacccctggtaaatggtttactgcacTGACTTACTGactgcattactgtgctcaatttgcctgccaactctcctgacctgaaccccatagagaacccATGGGAAATtgggaagaggaagttgagagacaccggacccaacactgtggatgagcttaaggccgctatcgaagcatcctgggtctccgtaacacctcagcagtgccacaggttgattgcctccatgccacgccgcattgaagcagtcatttttgcaacaggattcccaaccaagtattgagtgcaaagctgatataattaattgaaggttgactttttttgtattaaaaaaacacttttttgtattggtcggatgaaatatgctaattttttgagagagggatttttggtttttcttgactttttagccaaaatcatcaatattaaaacaataaaaggcttgaactaaaatatttgaaagtctaatgtttataagtacattacagaaaataatgaactttatcgcaatatgctaattttttgagaaggactagtacctTACAGGGGAAAACTTCTGGGTTCCTCACGATACGGTACAATTTGCGAAACGAGGCTCATTTTCACCcatttgctgtgaattggaattagtttttcactagtagacgtccaatccaatccaaTTGAACGTGTTATTTCCAGtttattttcagtcacttttCCATTTGGGGcatgcctgttgattttgggttactgaaaaggaagtgactccagaatttccccaaatgaataggaagtgactcaaaatcaacaggaagtcaaaatgaattggatgtttagggccgtcaacggcagccagtAAGCTAACGTCGACACTATTCTACAGGAAGATTTTGGTGGCGaactgttgtttgtttttttaaaaccgtgacacctttttaaaatggatATACacggatccctcgctacttcgcgcttcaaacgtcGTGCCCTCAGTTCATTGTGgatttttttgaataaaaaaataaatgaatacagcattttatttataaatgttcagatatatgcatgtatacatgtacaaatccTTGTTttcttctatatatatatatatatcatataactgttacatttgcagtgcttaaaaaccatttattaaaaaaatgtttttttttagttttttttttttttattatactttggtgcaaaaatgtaatagtgaataatatgtaatatatataatatatataatagtgatgcacgataatgcatttttcaaccgataccgataaccgataatttcctcctcattccaaccgataaccgataatgtcaagccgataattctattaaaagatttatgtaaaattttaaagtatacacaaaaagaaatattactgtgcaaaaatatcatttattgctcttttttttcaacataaagtatgaacaagtcgtcaattcaaacatctaaataatgacattgtctgacattgtgtaatggtaaacctttggcaacaattacttacagagtaaatacctaagttgcacaaaaatgcgtttaaaagtaagccattcctaacatatataacattaatacgctgcaaaacacacctccttaaaactagtcagttttaagtataAATCtgttggcaataagtgaaattatctgcgatcgcttcaagtgtatttctctcagatttcttggaagaaaaatagctagctgaaaataatcttaacagccttgttttaagcaatacattattatacttaatcctaaaaaaaaaaaaacttgaagaaggaaagattttgaataatatttgtggctacagaatattgatttaagaatttgattatctactgtgactgtaattgagcagagaaataagttaaataatttgaaaagtgattgctaatgttatatgctttgttgcacactgtgaaaattacctcaaaagagcgagatgtcatgtacccattctgcagcgctttgtttacatttgtggctttcacgacatttgcgttacagcagctaaactgctacacggcagtactatttggacggagttggagctcgcatccgcgtgcgtgttgttttgtgcctgagttttattaagccgaaaataaaggcagcgttacaaagtcatctgaccgctcgtcatttcacattctgaatgcattattgactggctgacttcgttttctccatgtttaaattatcttataaccactgtgccgtcatgataagcttgcttaccggacatcactttttcatgaagaatggtggtcgaataaactgcattatttcttttatccagggctttggttctcgggtcattaaggtaaaaaaaaacaaaaaaccgtgtctcgtctcggcggcggtggcagctacattcgtaccgtataatccgcccgccccggccggttcgccgcggcgtattcgggtcctggctctgctcgcacgccgtgggggaacgctcgagaaaccggggtgttcgccggaggtccagaggccggggaaccgggctcggcccgtcccgccccgcctatggcgaggcggcggcggcctgccggactggccaAAGCGGCGGgccccgtcggaagacggctacttgccgacta
The DNA window shown above is from Corythoichthys intestinalis isolate RoL2023-P3 chromosome 14, ASM3026506v1, whole genome shotgun sequence and carries:
- the riok1 gene encoding serine/threonine-protein kinase RIO1; the encoded protein is MALMVDSVPGQFDDVEDEDSQSQAGCVSQEVPRNDNVQEDCEENDDEDFEDDEDDDEWVWSSAGGDLTKRYNRSAIAQANKQNHTLGTTSKLTDRSLRKFEHKINLDQLCLSDSVLNRVTSMQKQKDADTYRVKDKSDRATVEQVLDPRTRMILFKMLTRGIISEINGCISTGKEANVYHASTAGGESRAIKIYKTSILHFKDRDKYVSGEFRFRHGYCKGNPRKMVRTWAEKEMRNLIRLQTAGILSPEPILLRSHVLLMGFIGKDDRPAPLLKNADVSESKARELYLQVVHNMRKMFQDAKLVHADLSEFNMLYHHGDVYIIDVSQSVEHDHPQALNFLRKDCSNINEFFVKRGVAAMTVRELFDFITDPSITCNNMDQYLEKMMAIAAERTSAQRSDRDRVDEEVFKKAYIPRTLTEVSHYERDYQVITASEEDAAISGCEHGVLYQTLTGLKKDLSGVQMVPALLEDDGSLSSSSEEEDEEEEGEEAGLPPPGDCHDSLDKKEKKKLAKEAQREKRKSKVPKHVKKRKEKVAKTKKGR